A genomic segment from Aegilops tauschii subsp. strangulata cultivar AL8/78 chromosome 1, Aet v6.0, whole genome shotgun sequence encodes:
- the LOC123496844 gene encoding uncharacterized protein, which produces MAFEDDYAARADGNTKICVKYTNKASCVEYCIGRFKYWMRNDDQKIVALDVEYTWPRGPTQMAAVVQLCVGIYVLVYHISVADEHCGLLAAFLLDEEYTFVGVDINNDEKKLKHVGLVVQNFVDIQNMWRVPDPVTIKPKYGLADYAGSIIHHNYNKMKDALTEDDHHIWAEAPLPLKNIYYASMDAYATYDVYRQLVNFQKGFESQRQHLAKPSRRSKKSGRKNEST; this is translated from the coding sequence ATGGCGTTCGAGGATGATTATGCTGCTAGGGCAGATGGAAATACCAAAATTTGTGTGAAGTACACGAACAAGGCTAGCTGTGTTGAGTACTGCATTGGCAGATTCAAATACTGGATGCGGAACGACGACCAGAAGATAGTTGCACTGGATGTGGAGTACACCTGGCCTCGTGGTCCGACACAGATGGCGGCCGTGGTCCAGTTATGCGTTGGCATCTACGTCCTCGTGTACCACATAAGCGTTGCTGATGAGCACTGCGGCCTGCTTGCCGCCTTCCTGCTCGACGAGGAGTACACCTTTGTTGGGGTGGACATCAACAATGACGAGAAAAAACTCAAGCATGTTGGTCTGGTGGTACAAAACTTTGTGGATATCCAGAATATGTGGAGAGTGCCTGATCCAGTGACGATTAAGCCAAAGTATGGCTTGGCTGACTATGCTGGTTCCATCATCCACCACAACTACAACAAGATGAAGGACGCTCTCACAGAAGATGACCACCATATATGGGCAGAAGCGCCCTTGCCCTTGAAGAACATCTATTATGCTTCCATGGACGCGTATGCCACCTACGACGTATACAGGCAGTTGGTGAACTTCCAGAAGGGGTTCGAGAGTCAGCGCCAGCATCTCGCCAAACCATCTAGGCGGTCAAAGAAGTCCGGAAGGAAGAATGAATCAACCTAA